One Pyrus communis chromosome 4, drPyrComm1.1, whole genome shotgun sequence genomic region harbors:
- the LOC137731031 gene encoding protein NSP-INTERACTING KINASE 2-like isoform X2 — translation MEIRTEGKALCFVAFFCFWTSATGLLSPKGVNYEVQALVSIREALKDPRGVLRNWDGTSVDPCIWNMVTCSPDGLVIGLGTPSQNLSGTLSPSIGNLTNLQLVTFQDNHITGSIPAELGRLQKLQTLDLSSNLFNGEIPSTLSHLKSLQYLRLNNNTLSGAIPSSFADMTQLAFLDMSYNNLSGPVPRFPAKTFNVVANPLICATGKEQDCSGTIRPPLSLPLNNSTNSQAAGRPRSHKIALAFASSLGCICLLILGFGFLLWWRQKHNKQIFLDVTEQHHEEVCLGNLRSFHFRELQAATHNFSSKNLVGKGGFGNVYKGYLRDGTVIAVKRLKDTNTIGGEIQFQTELEMISLAVHRNLLRLYGFCMTAKERLLVYPYMANGSVASRLKAKPPLDWSTRKRIALGAGRGLLYLHEQCDPKIIHRDVKAANILLDDYCEAVVGDFGLAKLLDHHDSHITTAVRGTVGHIAPEYLSTGQSSEKTDVFGFGILILELISGQRALEFGKAANQKGAILDWVKKIQQEKKFDVLVGKELKNDYDPIEVEEMIQVALLCTQNLPSQRPKMSEVVRMLEGDGLAEKWEASQRAESNRCRTNEFSSSERYSDLTDDSSLLAQAMELSGPR, via the exons ATGGAAATTAGGACGGAAGGTAAAGCCTTGTGCTTTGTGGCGTTTTTCTGCTTTTGGACTTCTGCAACTGGTTTGCTTTCTCCAAAGGGTGTTAACTATGAAG TGCAAGCATTGGTGAGCATTAGAGAAGCTCTCAAGGATCCTCGCGGCGTTCTTCGAAATTGGGATGGAACTTCTGTTGATCCCTGCATCTGGAACATGGTTACTTGTTCTCCTGATGGCTTAGTCATTGGCCT GGGAACTCCAAGCCAGAATTTATCAGGCACTTTGTCACCAAGCATTGGAAACTTGACAAATCTCCAGCTTGT TACATTTCAGGATAATCATATAACAGGATCGATCCCCGCCGAGCTCGGGAGGCTCCAAAAGCTTCAAACACTTGATCTCTCCAGCAACTTGTTCAATGGAGAAATTCCCAGCACTCTATCACACCTGAAAAGCCTACAATACCT GCGGCTAAACAATAACACTCTCTCTGGGGCAATTCCTTCATCATTTGCTGATATGACCCAGCTGGCATTTCT GGACATGTCTTATAATAATTTGAGTGGTCCGGTCCCAAGGTTTCCCGCTAAAACATTCAA CGTTGTGGCAAACCCTCTGATATGTGCCACAGGAAAGGAGCAAGACTGCTCCGGCACGATACGACCGCCGCTATCTTTGCCCTTGAATAATTCAACAA ATTCTCAAGCCGCCGGGAGACCTAGGAGCCACAAAATCGCCTTAGCATTTGCCTCGAGCCTTGGCTGCATCTGCCTTCTAATTCTTGGTTTTGGTTTCCTTCTTTGGTGGAGGCAGAAACACAACAAGCAAATATTCTTAGATGTTACCG AACAACATCACGAAGAAGTTTGCCTTGGAAACTTGCGGTCGTTTCACTTCAGAGAACTTCAAGCAGCAACTCACAACTTCAGCAGCAAAAACTTGGTTGGTAAGGGTGGTTTCGGGAATGTCTACAAAGGATATCTCCGTGATGGTACAGTAATAGCAGTCAAAAGGCTCAAGGACACGAATACCATAGGTGGGGAAATCCAATTTCAGACCGAACTTGAGATGATCAGCCTCGCTGTGCACAGGAACCTCCTGCGGCTTTATGGTTTTTGCATGACAGCCAAAGAGAGGCTTTTGGTTTATCCTTACATGGCTAACGGAAGTGTTGCTTCGCGTCTCAAAG CCAAGCCACCCCTGGATTGGAGtacaaggaaaaggattgcattGGGAGCTGGAAGGGGACTATTGTACTTGCATGAGCAGTGTGACCCCAAGATCATTCACCGCGATGTGAAGGCTGCGAATATTCTGCTAGATGATTACTGCGAGGCTGTTGTTGGAGATTTTGGGTTGGCAAAGCTGTTGGATCACCATGATTCACACATTACAACCGCTGTTAGGGGCACCGTGGGGCACATTGCCCCGGAGTACCTCTCAACAGGCCAGTCCTCTGAGAAGACTGATGTTTTCGGGTTTGGTATCCTCATACTTGAACTAATATCTGGACAAAGAGCTCTTGAGTTTGGAAAAGCAGCAAACCAGAAAGGGGCAATACTTGACTGG GTGAAGAAAATCCAACAGGAAAAGAAGTTTGATGTGCTGGTTGGCAAGGAACTGAAAAATGACTATGATCCAATAGAGGTCGAAGAAATGATTCAAGTAGCTCTCTTGTGCACCCAAAATCTTCCTAGCCAGAGACCAAAGATGTCTGAAGTGGTTCGAATGCTTGAAGGAGATGGACTCGCGGAGAAATGGGAGGCTTCTCAGAGAGCTGAATCGAATAGGTGCAGAACCAATGAGTTTTCCTCCTCGGAACGGTACTCTGATCTTACCGATGACTCTTCATTGCTTGCACAAGCAATGGAGCTGTCTGGACCAAGATAA
- the LOC137731031 gene encoding protein NSP-INTERACTING KINASE 2-like isoform X1, with protein MEIRTEGKALCFVAFFCFWTSATGLLSPKGVNYEVQALVSIREALKDPRGVLRNWDGTSVDPCIWNMVTCSPDGLVIGLGTPSQNLSGTLSPSIGNLTNLQLVTFQDNHITGSIPAELGRLQKLQTLDLSSNLFNGEIPSTLSHLKSLQYLRRLNNNTLSGAIPSSFADMTQLAFLDMSYNNLSGPVPRFPAKTFNVVANPLICATGKEQDCSGTIRPPLSLPLNNSTNSQAAGRPRSHKIALAFASSLGCICLLILGFGFLLWWRQKHNKQIFLDVTEQHHEEVCLGNLRSFHFRELQAATHNFSSKNLVGKGGFGNVYKGYLRDGTVIAVKRLKDTNTIGGEIQFQTELEMISLAVHRNLLRLYGFCMTAKERLLVYPYMANGSVASRLKAKPPLDWSTRKRIALGAGRGLLYLHEQCDPKIIHRDVKAANILLDDYCEAVVGDFGLAKLLDHHDSHITTAVRGTVGHIAPEYLSTGQSSEKTDVFGFGILILELISGQRALEFGKAANQKGAILDWVKKIQQEKKFDVLVGKELKNDYDPIEVEEMIQVALLCTQNLPSQRPKMSEVVRMLEGDGLAEKWEASQRAESNRCRTNEFSSSERYSDLTDDSSLLAQAMELSGPR; from the exons ATGGAAATTAGGACGGAAGGTAAAGCCTTGTGCTTTGTGGCGTTTTTCTGCTTTTGGACTTCTGCAACTGGTTTGCTTTCTCCAAAGGGTGTTAACTATGAAG TGCAAGCATTGGTGAGCATTAGAGAAGCTCTCAAGGATCCTCGCGGCGTTCTTCGAAATTGGGATGGAACTTCTGTTGATCCCTGCATCTGGAACATGGTTACTTGTTCTCCTGATGGCTTAGTCATTGGCCT GGGAACTCCAAGCCAGAATTTATCAGGCACTTTGTCACCAAGCATTGGAAACTTGACAAATCTCCAGCTTGT TACATTTCAGGATAATCATATAACAGGATCGATCCCCGCCGAGCTCGGGAGGCTCCAAAAGCTTCAAACACTTGATCTCTCCAGCAACTTGTTCAATGGAGAAATTCCCAGCACTCTATCACACCTGAAAAGCCTACAATACCT CAGGCGGCTAAACAATAACACTCTCTCTGGGGCAATTCCTTCATCATTTGCTGATATGACCCAGCTGGCATTTCT GGACATGTCTTATAATAATTTGAGTGGTCCGGTCCCAAGGTTTCCCGCTAAAACATTCAA CGTTGTGGCAAACCCTCTGATATGTGCCACAGGAAAGGAGCAAGACTGCTCCGGCACGATACGACCGCCGCTATCTTTGCCCTTGAATAATTCAACAA ATTCTCAAGCCGCCGGGAGACCTAGGAGCCACAAAATCGCCTTAGCATTTGCCTCGAGCCTTGGCTGCATCTGCCTTCTAATTCTTGGTTTTGGTTTCCTTCTTTGGTGGAGGCAGAAACACAACAAGCAAATATTCTTAGATGTTACCG AACAACATCACGAAGAAGTTTGCCTTGGAAACTTGCGGTCGTTTCACTTCAGAGAACTTCAAGCAGCAACTCACAACTTCAGCAGCAAAAACTTGGTTGGTAAGGGTGGTTTCGGGAATGTCTACAAAGGATATCTCCGTGATGGTACAGTAATAGCAGTCAAAAGGCTCAAGGACACGAATACCATAGGTGGGGAAATCCAATTTCAGACCGAACTTGAGATGATCAGCCTCGCTGTGCACAGGAACCTCCTGCGGCTTTATGGTTTTTGCATGACAGCCAAAGAGAGGCTTTTGGTTTATCCTTACATGGCTAACGGAAGTGTTGCTTCGCGTCTCAAAG CCAAGCCACCCCTGGATTGGAGtacaaggaaaaggattgcattGGGAGCTGGAAGGGGACTATTGTACTTGCATGAGCAGTGTGACCCCAAGATCATTCACCGCGATGTGAAGGCTGCGAATATTCTGCTAGATGATTACTGCGAGGCTGTTGTTGGAGATTTTGGGTTGGCAAAGCTGTTGGATCACCATGATTCACACATTACAACCGCTGTTAGGGGCACCGTGGGGCACATTGCCCCGGAGTACCTCTCAACAGGCCAGTCCTCTGAGAAGACTGATGTTTTCGGGTTTGGTATCCTCATACTTGAACTAATATCTGGACAAAGAGCTCTTGAGTTTGGAAAAGCAGCAAACCAGAAAGGGGCAATACTTGACTGG GTGAAGAAAATCCAACAGGAAAAGAAGTTTGATGTGCTGGTTGGCAAGGAACTGAAAAATGACTATGATCCAATAGAGGTCGAAGAAATGATTCAAGTAGCTCTCTTGTGCACCCAAAATCTTCCTAGCCAGAGACCAAAGATGTCTGAAGTGGTTCGAATGCTTGAAGGAGATGGACTCGCGGAGAAATGGGAGGCTTCTCAGAGAGCTGAATCGAATAGGTGCAGAACCAATGAGTTTTCCTCCTCGGAACGGTACTCTGATCTTACCGATGACTCTTCATTGCTTGCACAAGCAATGGAGCTGTCTGGACCAAGATAA